A window of Streptomyces profundus genomic DNA:
GCCCGATACGCCGTGCCGTCGGTTGCGGTTTCGCGGCCATGTGCCCTCCGTTCTGGCGCATGTGCGCGCCGTCATCGCCTTCTGATCAGCCCTGACTGCCTCGTGCATGGAGCAGAAGCCCACGCGATTGCTTGGGCATATACCAATCCTGATGCCGAGGCTGAATCTGTAGCAGATTCTATTGCGCATGAACTCCGCGTCGAGGGACCTTGGTTGAGCCTCGGGAAGGCCGGGCCGCCAGCACAGGCGGCCAGGGACTCCCCCAACTCCCCCTGCCCACGACCGGAGGCACCGGCATGTCCACAACCACCCTGGCCAGCCCTTTCGAACACCCCACCGTCTCCCACACCCTCCCCCGCGCCGAGCAGAGCGCCGCCACCGCTCGCCGGCTGACCCGTGCCGCGCTCGCACAGTGGGGCTTGGGGGAACTCGCGGACGACGTGGCGTTGGTCGTCTCCGAACTCGTCACCAACGCCGTCCAACACACCACATGTGCCTCGATCAGGGTCCGGCTCACACGACTGGACCAGCGCCGCGTGCAAGTCGCGGTGGTGGACAAATCCCATACTCCGCCGATGCGTCGGACTCCGACCGACTCCGAGGACAGCGGGCGGGGACTGACCCTCGTGGAGGCAGTGACCACCCGCTGGGGAACGGATCCGCTGCCGTGGGGCAAGCGCGTCTGGGCCGACCTGGAGCTGACATCCGGCACGTGAGCACCGTCGCGGCGCGCAGCCGGAAACCCCTCGAACGCCGCGCAGTTGATCGAGGCCGCCCTCTCAACCTGTCTCCAGCAACGCGGCTGTCCGCACCACCAGTTCGTGAACTCACCAGGAAAGAACCCGCTGATGTCTACTCGCTCAACTGCTCCCGCACTTCCGCTGGTGTGGGGCAGGAACAACGTGCCCGTCCCGTATGCCGCGGCCTGGAGCGCGGAAAAGCCCGCTGTGGCGAAGGCACTGACGACTCACCCCAGCGGCACCGGAATCGCCTATCGGGACGAGGTACCCGCCGACCGCGACCGGCACGGCGTTCTGTGGGCCCGGCTGACCGAGGCACCCGGCGAAGGACGCCCGAACTTCCGTGCGCTGCACACCTCCCGACAGCGCCGCTCCATGCTTGAGCAGCTGTGCCAGGTATGCGGCGGCCCGGCCAGCCGCTCCTCCCGAGGCGTGCTGTTCCTACTCCAACGCCCGGAACCCGGCGAGGAACCAACCGGCTGGCCCGAGGAGACCCTCTCCACCAAGCCACCAATCTGCGAACCCTGCGCGACCCTGGCCACGCACCACTGCCCGCACCTCACCGACCCCGTGCTCGTCCGCTCCCGCAAACCCCGCATCTGGGGCGTCTTCGGCGGATTCCTCACCCCGACCGCGAACGGCTTGACCCCGTTGCCGTCCCACGACACCCTCCCCTACGGCGACCCGACAGCCCCGTGGTTTCTCGCCTCCCAACTCGTGGTCGAACTCACTCGATGCCAGGT
This region includes:
- a CDS encoding ATP-binding protein, with the translated sequence MSTTTLASPFEHPTVSHTLPRAEQSAATARRLTRAALAQWGLGELADDVALVVSELVTNAVQHTTCASIRVRLTRLDQRRVQVAVVDKSHTPPMRRTPTDSEDSGRGLTLVEAVTTRWGTDPLPWGKRVWADLELTSGT